A single window of Mugil cephalus isolate CIBA_MC_2020 chromosome 1, CIBA_Mcephalus_1.1, whole genome shotgun sequence DNA harbors:
- the LOC125011680 gene encoding ubiquitin carboxyl-terminal hydrolase 19-like produces the protein MDSSSKDYSVEDGIQQFFKASEFNGDNQMYCDTCDDKNYATTQYVIRNHPEVLMLLLKRFEFNYYYMKYFKIDRVVAVPYSLQIPEGQTYELYAIVDHFGDLMSGHYAATIKDEHGDRWFRFDDTRVTLFDYQPFQVDNTETSRSAYLLFYRKMKHADSCRLSHSGGVQPNPHRDDNDNDTTSVPIDRNVPEIVSVVPTVPPPGRSENVENPDSEVDVRRPEQGSYQDHDSYKNVEDEYVDKQGSDEGKKMKDDEENMEVNRQLICTETTSVEDQEKAAIQKNREESEEESLVEDQQQDNGELVSVNRNEHQDSKQRTGHYDVVEQSKGRRSQKINKDQVYRPSQTPHLPLSPERVTPGAGAGRLTPETRARSELASPASPVLSQLLGASRGDPPGRPPARTGDGPPTGTAAGEIREKGPARVQSRRQPPPTRTPPPARLPRGRRTPPREGGGPPRRGDARGAAGRRAPPREAGRAKPRFRRRGEGSDGATAPPAAARAQPRFAPQPDRPSP, from the exons ATGGATTCCAGCAGCAAAGACTATAGTGTG GAGGACGGCATCCAGCAGTTTTTCAAGGCTTCAGAGTTCAACGGAGACAATCAGATGTACTGTGACACCTGTGATGACAAAAATTATGCTACTACT CAATATGTAATAAGGAACCATCCAGAAGTTTTGATGTTGCTGCTGAAGAGGTTTGAGTTCAACTACTATTACATGAAGTACTTCAAAATCGACCGTGTTGTGGCTGTTCCCTACAGCCTTCAGATACCAGAG GGTCAGACATATGAACTGTATGCAATTGTGGATCATTTTGGTGATCTGATGAGTGGACATTACGCAGCAACAATCAAAGATGAGCATGGAGACAGATGGTTCCGCTTTGATGATACCAGGGTCACATTG TTTGATTATCAGCCGTTCCAGGTGGACAACACTGAGAC ATCCCGGAGTGCTTACCTTCTGTTTTACAGGAAGATGAAAC ATGCTGACAGCTGCAGGCTCTCCCATAGTGGAGGTGTCCAACCCAACCCCCATCGAGATGACAACGACAACGACACAACGTCTGTTCCCATCGACAGAAATGTACCAGAAATAGTCAGTGTTGTTCCTACAGTTCCACCTCCTGGGCGAtctgaaaatgtagaaaatccaGACAGTGAAGTTGATGTTAGGAGGCCTGAACAAGGCAGTTACCAGGATCATGACTCGTATAAGAATGTTGAAGATGAATATGTCGACAAACAGGGGAGTGATGAGGGGAAGAAAATgaaggatgatgaggagaaCATGGAAGTAAACAGACAACTGATCTGTACAGAAACGACAAGTGTAGAGGATCAGGAAAAGGCAGCGATacaaaagaacagagaagagagtgaagaGGAGTCACTGGTAGAAGATCAGCAGCAGGACAATGGAGAGTTAGTCAGTGTCAACAGAAATGAACATCAGGACAGTAAACAGAGAACTGGACACTATGACGTGGTGGAGCAAAGCAAAGGAAGACGTAGTCAGAAAATCAATAAAGATCAG GTGTACCGCCCCAGTCAAACTCCCCACCTGCCACTGTCCCCGGAGCGGGTCACGCCCGGCGCCGGGGCCGGGCGCTTGACGCCAGAAACGAGAGCCCGCTCGGAGCTCGCCTCCCCCGCCTCACCGG TTCTAAGTCAGCTGCTAGGCGCCAGCCGAGGCGACCCGCCGGGGAGGCCCCCCGCGCGAACGGGGGACGGCCCCCCGACGGGCACCGCAGCTGGGGAGATCCGCGAGAAGGGCCCGGCGCGCGTCCAGAGTCGCCGCCAGCCACCGCCGACACGCACCCCTCCGCCGGCCCGCCTTCCACGCGGCCGTCGGACACCGCCCCGCGAGGGAGGGGGACCCCCGCGCCGCGGCGACGCGCGAGGCGCCGCCGGGCGAAGGGCCCCACCCCGCGAGGCGGGCCGCGCAAAACCGCGCTTCCGGCGGCGGGGAGAGGGGAGCGACGGGGCGACTGCTCCCCCAGCCGCGGCGCGAGCCCAGCCCCGCTTCGCACCCCAGCCCGACCGACCCAGCCCTTAG
- the LOC125012215 gene encoding probable E3 ubiquitin-protein ligase ARI5, giving the protein MTTEEKRYDPKDTTLKFVNRPDDLDPLPPEEGDLNLRAEMSCGHAVTPESLTGWCRSLLDQGQYKFKCPALKTGTLQKCGAVWSYQEVRRLAVLTAEEMAYFEENMARLAATEYCEYKSCPGCKSYVEREDLTNLSVHCTVCTADMKKVYEFCWQCLKPWKGAAPRSDRCDNDGCINHDLELLKNCNTTVLKEVQGVTACPSIRVCPTCGQRVEHDKTGCKNIICPRCQVEFCFVCLKLTPECLETSSYFIACSDGVAPRQTSIPVWHRN; this is encoded by the exons ATGACCACAGAGGAGAAGAGATATGACCCCAAAGACACCACGCTGAAATTTGTCAACAGGCCAGATGATCTGGATCCACTTC CCCCTGAAGAAGGAGACTTGAATCTTAGAGCAGAGATGTCCTGCGGTCACGCCGTCACCCCGGAGTCTCTCACTGGATGGTGTCGCAGCCTGCTGGATCAG gGCCAGTACAAATTCAAGTGTCCTGCTTTGAAGACCGGCACCTTGCAGAAGTGTGGCGCTGTGTGGTCCTATCAAGAGGTGCGCAGGCTGGCTGTGCTGACGGCTGAAGAGATGGCGTATTTTGAGGAGAATATGGCACGTCTGGCCGCCACAGAATACTGTGAATATAAGTCA TGTCCTGGGTGTAAAAGCTACGTGGAGAGAGAGGACCTGACTAACCTCAGTGTGCACTGTACAGTCTGCACAGCAGACATGAAGAAGGTGTACGAGTTCTGCTGGCAGTGTCTGAAGCCTTGGAAAGGAGCAGCTCCACGATCTGATCGCTGCGACAACGACGGCTGCATCAACCACGACTTAGAGCTCCTCAAGAACTGCAACACGACCGTCCTCAAAGAGGTGCAGGGAGTGACCGCCTGTCCCTCCATCCGAGTCTGTCCCACCTGTGGTCAGAGGGTGGAGCACGACAAGACAGGCTGCAAGAACATCATCTGTCCTCGCTGCCAGGTTGAgttctgctttgtgtgtctgaagCTGACCCCTGAGTGCCTGGAGACCAGCTCTTACTTCATCGCCTGCAGTGATGGTGTAGCTCCCAGACAAACATCCATCCCTGTGTGGCACAGAAACTAA
- the LOC125012170 gene encoding ubiquitin carboxyl-terminal hydrolase 47-like, whose protein sequence is MLKGRSNRKDKVKYNGLMNQGSTSYLNSVLQVLFMTKDFREAVKRKNDESTEFIHHHLQNLFDVLEKGTADTDEVRLKLGIDTVYEQQDAAVCLEKILKLTDQEASKIFNGKLAYKTNCAGCDNSTERVGSFWHLPLALVDSGRKTYSVVDGIKDYFKASHLSKENQLYCDICEDKKDATTTPVIKHHPDVLVLLLKRFKYDSYYRSYVKINCAVDVPCSLQIPENQTYELYAVVDHVGDLRSGHYTATIKEENDHGDRWYEFNDSRVSLCYYQPSKRDTIERSQSAYLLFYRKEKSTDGQDGQKESHSRGIQPPISKNNDQDEDAEKIRDRDKSNDAAEDDNTTGASVSIDRAKVTEQNCAVPKGASSQGYRC, encoded by the exons atGCTGAAAGGAAGAAGTAACAGAAAAG ataaaGTTAAGTACAACGGCTTGATGAACCAAGGATCAACATCTTACTTGAACAGTGTGCTGCAGGTGCTGTTCATGACCAAAGACTTCAGAGAAGCAGTGAAACG gaAAAATGACGAAAGCACTGAGTTTATACATCATCATCTTCAGAATCTGTTTGATGTCCTTGAAAAAGGTACAGCAGACACAGATGAAGTAAGGCTGAAGCTGGGCATTGACACAG TGTATGAACAGCAGGATGCTGCTGTGTGCTTGGAGAAGATTTTAAAACTCACTGATCAAGAGGCATCAAAG ATCTTTAATGGAAAGTTGGCATACAAGACCAACTGTGCTGGTTGTGACAACAGCACTGAGAGAGTTGGGTCATTTTGGCATCTTCCTCTTGCATTGGTGGATTCTGGCAGAAAAACCTACAGTGTg GTGGACGGCATCAAAGATTATTTCAAGGCTTCACATCTCAGTAAAGAAAACCAGCTGTACTGTGACATCTGTGAAGACAAAAAGGATGCTACTACT ACACCTGTGATAAAGCATCATCCAGATGTTCTGGTGTTGCTACTGAAGAGGTTTAAGTATGACAGCTACTACAGGTCATATGTGAAAATCAACTGTGCTGTGGATGTTCCCTGCAGCCTACAGATACCAGAG AATCAGACGTATGAACTGTATGCTGTTGTGGATCATGTTGGTGATCTGAGAAGTGGACATTACACTGCAACAATCAAAGAAGAGAATGACCATGGAGACAGATGGTACGAGTTCAATGATAGCAGGGTCTCACTG TGTTATTACCAGCCATCCAAGAGGGACACCATTGAGAG ATCCCAGAGCGCTTATCTTCTATTTTACAGAAAGGAGAAAA GTACTGATGGTCAAGATGGTCAGAAGGAGTCCCATAGTAGAGGTATCCAACCCCCTATTAGTAAAAACAATGACCAGGATGAAGATGCTGAAAAGATCAGAGATAGAGACAAGAGTAATGATGCTGCAGAAGATGATAACACCACTGGAGCATCTGTTTCCATCGACAGAGCAAAAGTAACAGAGCAGAACTGTGCAGTTCCTAAAGGAGCGTCATCTCAGGGCTACAGATGCTGA